A genomic window from Camelus ferus isolate YT-003-E chromosome 9, BCGSAC_Cfer_1.0, whole genome shotgun sequence includes:
- the LOC116665673 gene encoding uncharacterized protein LOC116665673 isoform X2 encodes MVVSFNLLPVQSSASAAGLQDMRQCKPEPRTSASWKSRFLLLPALFLLLFPLVLRWPQASKGELEHGGQGTVSPLGWPGGSEGLNSHLYAPAQLKCQHERRILTHLPHPGSEMASGGSPMPAPCAECGCWGWRSARNGASAELGRRAVIGQVKSQREVLVVRKEKWQLCGSVALDPKDGKWSCCKGFYPFHRPTQRCCQTWGKFIIIPMDPEKSEAEDCRTHTQKTLGVPEQERARTIS; translated from the exons ATGGTAGTCAGTTTCAATCTCCTACCTGTCCAGTCTTCTGCAAGTGCTGCGGGCCTCCAGGACATGCGCCAATGCAAGCCGGAACCCAGGACCAGTGCCAGTTGGAAGTCCCGATTTCTTCTCTTACCAG ctctcttcctcctgctgttCCCACTCGTGCTCAGATGGCCCCAAGCCTCCAAAGGTGAGCTGGAGCATGGGGGACAGGGCACTGTGAGCCCTCTGGGGTGGCCGGGAGGCAGTGAGGGGCTCAACTCCCACCTCTACGCTCCTGCTCAGCTTAAATGTCAGCATGAGCGCAGAATTCTGACCCACCTCCCACACCCAGGTTCTGAGATGGCCTCTGGAGGATCCCCCATGCCAGCCCCTTGCGCTGAATGTGGGTGCTGGGGGTGGCGGAGTGCCAGAAATGGGGCGTCTGCTGAGCTGGGAAGAAGGGCAGTGATCGGCCAAGTCAAGAGCCAAA GGGAGGTGCTGGTGGTGAGAAAGGAGAAGTGGCAGCTCTGTGGCAGCGTGGCGCTGGACCCCAAGGATGGAAAGTGGAGCTGCTGCAAAGGTTTCTACCCTTTCCACCGCCCCACACAGAGGTGCTGCCAAACCTGGGGGAAGTTCATCATCATCCCCATGGACCCAGAGAAGTCAGAGGCTGAAGACTGCAGGACACACACCCAGAAAACTCTAG GTGTTCCAGAACAGGAAAGGGCAAGAACAATCTCCTAA
- the VASP gene encoding vasodilator-stimulated phosphoprotein isoform X3, giving the protein MSETVVCSSRATVMLYDDNNKRWMPAGTGPQAFSRVQIYHNPTANSFRVVGRKMQPDQQVVINCAIVRGVKYNQATPNFHQWRDARQVWGLNFGSKEDATQFAAGMASALEALEGGGPPPPPPPTAPPTWSVQNGPSAEEVEQQKRQQQAEHMERRVSNAGGPPAPPAGGPPPPPGPPPPPGPPPPPGISSSGVSAAGHGAGAGPPPAPPLPAAQGPSGGGTGAPGLATAIAGAKLRKVSKQEEAPGASLAPKAESSRSTGGGLMEEMNAMLARRRKATQVGEKPAKDESANQEEPEARVPAHCG; this is encoded by the exons ATGAG TGAGACTGTCGTCTGCTCCAGCCGGGCCACTGTGATGCTTTACGATGACAACAACAAGCGATGGATGCCTGCTGGCACGGGCCCCCAGGCCTTCAGCCGCGTCCAGATCTACCACAACCCCACCGCCAACTCCTTCCGGGTGGTCGGTCGGAAGATGCAGCCGGACCAGCAG GTGGTCATCAACTGTGCCATCGTCCGCGGTGTCAAGTATAACCAGGCCACCCCCAACTTCCACCAGTGGCGTGACGCCCGCCAGGTCTGGGGCCTCAACTTCGGCAGCAAGGAAGACGCAACACAGTTCGCCGCCGGCATGGCCAGCGCCCTAGAAGCACTGGAAG GAGGAGGGCCTCCGCCCCCGCCACCACCTACAGCACCTCCTACTTGGTCTGTCCAGAATGGCCCCTCCGCAGAGGAGGTGGAGCAACAGAAAAG gcagcagcaggcagAGCACATGGAGCGCAGGGTCTCTAATGCAG GAGGCCCACCTGCTCCCCCGGCTGGGGGACCGCCCCCACCTCCTggacctccccctcctccaggtcctcccccaccccctggtatCTCCTCCTCAGGGGTCTCGGCTGCGGGCCATGGAGCAGGGGCAGGcccaccccctgcaccccctCTCCCCGCAGCACAAGGTCCCAGTGGTGGAGGGACCGGGGCCCCTGGCCTGGCCACAGCCATTGCCGGAGCCAAACTCAGGAAGGTCAGCAAG CAGGAGGAGGCCCCAGGGGCATCCTTGGCTCCCAAAGCTGAGAGCAGTCGAAGCACGGGCGGGGGGCTTATGGAGGAGATGAACGCCATGCTGGCCCGGAG AAGGAAAGCCACACAAGTTGGAGAGAAACCCGCCAAGGATGAATCCGCCAAT CAGGAGGAGCCAGAGGCCAGAGTCCCAGCCCACTGTG GATGA
- the LOC116665673 gene encoding uncharacterized protein LOC116665673 isoform X1 gives MVVSFNLLPVQSSASAAGLQDMRQCKPEPRTSASWKSRFLLLPALFLLLFPLVLRWPQASKGELEHGGQGTVSPLGWPGGSEGLNSHLYAPAQLKCQHERRILTHLPHPGSEMASGGSPMPAPCAECGCWGWRSARNGASAELGRRAVIGQVKSQREVLVVRKEKWQLCGSVALDPKDGKWSCCKGFYPFHRPTQRCCQTWGKFIIIPMDPEKSEAEDCRTHTQKTLAGVPEQERARTIS, from the exons ATGGTAGTCAGTTTCAATCTCCTACCTGTCCAGTCTTCTGCAAGTGCTGCGGGCCTCCAGGACATGCGCCAATGCAAGCCGGAACCCAGGACCAGTGCCAGTTGGAAGTCCCGATTTCTTCTCTTACCAG ctctcttcctcctgctgttCCCACTCGTGCTCAGATGGCCCCAAGCCTCCAAAGGTGAGCTGGAGCATGGGGGACAGGGCACTGTGAGCCCTCTGGGGTGGCCGGGAGGCAGTGAGGGGCTCAACTCCCACCTCTACGCTCCTGCTCAGCTTAAATGTCAGCATGAGCGCAGAATTCTGACCCACCTCCCACACCCAGGTTCTGAGATGGCCTCTGGAGGATCCCCCATGCCAGCCCCTTGCGCTGAATGTGGGTGCTGGGGGTGGCGGAGTGCCAGAAATGGGGCGTCTGCTGAGCTGGGAAGAAGGGCAGTGATCGGCCAAGTCAAGAGCCAAA GGGAGGTGCTGGTGGTGAGAAAGGAGAAGTGGCAGCTCTGTGGCAGCGTGGCGCTGGACCCCAAGGATGGAAAGTGGAGCTGCTGCAAAGGTTTCTACCCTTTCCACCGCCCCACACAGAGGTGCTGCCAAACCTGGGGGAAGTTCATCATCATCCCCATGGACCCAGAGAAGTCAGAGGCTGAAGACTGCAGGACACACACCCAGAAAACTCTAG CAGGTGTTCCAGAACAGGAAAGGGCAAGAACAATCTCCTAA
- the PPM1N gene encoding probable protein phosphatase 1N, with the protein MEALARLLERLLWPSRKEEEAEEEEEEEGRSPDGPQSLLDAPRCAQRPHGGVAASCALSFGASSVQGWRAHMEDAHCAWLALPGVPPGWSFFAVLDGHGGARAALFGARHLPGHVLDALGPAPHEPEGVCKALRHAFLSADARLHALWPRGELGGSTAVALLISPCFLYLTHCGDSRAVLSRAGAVAFSTEDHRPLHPRERERIHDAGGTILRRRLEGSLAVSRALGDFAYKEAPGRPPELQLVSAEPEVTALARQAEDEFMLLASDGVWDAMSGTALAGLVASRLCLDLAPELLCAQLLDTCLCKGSLDNMTCILVCFPGAPRPCEEAIRKELALDAALGHRVAELCTSTQEPPSLNTVFRTLASEDIPDLPPGGGLYCKATVIAEAYSEFCQASAERWVVRTLCSIIFLLETCNPAPSHCPTSLSEGEIEARGRRALPDTLINSHSWS; encoded by the exons ATGGAGGCCCTTGCCCGCCTGCTGGAGCGTCTTCTCTGGCCATCTCGCAAGGAAGaagaggcggaggaggaggaggaagaggaggggaggtcTCCGGACGGGCCTCAATCCCTTCTGGACGCGCCGCGCTGCGCCCAGCGGCCTCATGGGGGTGTGGCGGCGTCGTGTGCCCTGAGCTTCGGGGCGAGCTCAGTGCAAGGCTGGCGAGCACACATGGAGGACGCTCATTGCGCTTGGCTCGCGCTACCTGGGGTGCCCCCAGGCTGGTCTTTCTTCGCAGTCCTTGACGGCCACGGCGGGGCGCGAGCCGCCCTCTTTGGCGCGCGCCACCTGCCGGGCCACGTGCTCGATGCTCTGGGCCCCGCGCCCCACGAGCCGGAGGGCGTGTGCAAAGCGCTGCGCCACGCCTTCCTGAGCGCAGACGCACGCCTGCACGCGCTCTGGCCCCGCGGCGAGCTCGGCGGCTCCACCGCTGTGGCATTGCTGATTTCCCCGTGCTTTCTGTACCTGACGCACTGTGGTGACTCCCGCGCGGTGCTGAGTCGCGCCGGCGCCGTGGCCTTCAGCACCGAGGACCACCGGCCTCTCCATCCCAGGGAACGCGAGCGCATCCACGACGCAGGCGGCACCATCCTCCGCCGGCGCCTCGAGGGTTCTCTAGCAGTATCGCGAGCACTAGGAGACTTTGCTTACAAAGAGGCTCCAGGAAGGCCCCCTGAACTGCAGCTCGTTTCCGCGGAGCCTGAGGTGACTGCCCTGGCACGCCAGGCCGAGGATGAGTTCATGCTCCTGGCCTCTGATGGAGTGTGGGACGCGATGTCTGGCACTGCCCTGGCGGGACTGGTGGCATCGCGCCTCTGCTTGGACTTGGCTCCAGAGCTTCTCTGCGCGCAGCTGTTGGACACGTGTCTATGTAAG GGCAGCCTGGACAACATGACCTGCATCCTGGTCTGCTTCCCGGGGGCCCCCAGGCCTTGTGAGGAGGCCATCAGGAAGGAGCTAGCACTGGACGCAGCTCTGGGACACAGGGTTGCAG AGCTATGTACCTCTACCCAGGAGCCTCCCAGCCTGAACACAGTTTTCAGGACTCTGGCCTCTGAGGACATCCCAGATTTGCCTCCTGGGGGAGGGCTCTACTGCAA GGCCACAGTCATTGCTGAAGCTTATTCTGAGTTCTGCCAGGCCTCAGCAGAGCGCTGGGTGGTAAGGACCCTGTGTTCCATAATCTTTCTCTTAGAAACATGTAATCCAGCCCCCTCACACTGCCCCACCTCCTTAAGTGAGGGGGAAATTGAGGCCAGGGGGAGAAGGGCCTTGCCTGATACATTAATAAATTCTCACTCCTGGTCCTGA
- the VASP gene encoding vasodilator-stimulated phosphoprotein isoform X1, whose amino-acid sequence MSETVVCSSRATVMLYDDNNKRWMPAGTGPQAFSRVQIYHNPTANSFRVVGRKMQPDQQVVINCAIVRGVKYNQATPNFHQWRDARQVWGLNFGSKEDATQFAAGMASALEALEGGGPPPPPPPTAPPTWSVQNGPSAEEVEQQKRQQQAEHMERRVSNAGGPPAPPAGGPPPPPGPPPPPGPPPPPGISSSGVSAAGHGAGAGPPPAPPLPAAQGPSGGGTGAPGLATAIAGAKLRKVSKQEEAPGASLAPKAESSRSTGGGLMEEMNAMLARRRKATQVGEKPAKDESANQEEPEARVPAHCESVRRPWEKNSTTLPRMKSSSSVTTSEAHPSTPSSNDESDLERVKQELLEEVRKELQKVKEEIIEAFVQELRKRGSP is encoded by the exons ATGAG TGAGACTGTCGTCTGCTCCAGCCGGGCCACTGTGATGCTTTACGATGACAACAACAAGCGATGGATGCCTGCTGGCACGGGCCCCCAGGCCTTCAGCCGCGTCCAGATCTACCACAACCCCACCGCCAACTCCTTCCGGGTGGTCGGTCGGAAGATGCAGCCGGACCAGCAG GTGGTCATCAACTGTGCCATCGTCCGCGGTGTCAAGTATAACCAGGCCACCCCCAACTTCCACCAGTGGCGTGACGCCCGCCAGGTCTGGGGCCTCAACTTCGGCAGCAAGGAAGACGCAACACAGTTCGCCGCCGGCATGGCCAGCGCCCTAGAAGCACTGGAAG GAGGAGGGCCTCCGCCCCCGCCACCACCTACAGCACCTCCTACTTGGTCTGTCCAGAATGGCCCCTCCGCAGAGGAGGTGGAGCAACAGAAAAG gcagcagcaggcagAGCACATGGAGCGCAGGGTCTCTAATGCAG GAGGCCCACCTGCTCCCCCGGCTGGGGGACCGCCCCCACCTCCTggacctccccctcctccaggtcctcccccaccccctggtatCTCCTCCTCAGGGGTCTCGGCTGCGGGCCATGGAGCAGGGGCAGGcccaccccctgcaccccctCTCCCCGCAGCACAAGGTCCCAGTGGTGGAGGGACCGGGGCCCCTGGCCTGGCCACAGCCATTGCCGGAGCCAAACTCAGGAAGGTCAGCAAG CAGGAGGAGGCCCCAGGGGCATCCTTGGCTCCCAAAGCTGAGAGCAGTCGAAGCACGGGCGGGGGGCTTATGGAGGAGATGAACGCCATGCTGGCCCGGAG AAGGAAAGCCACACAAGTTGGAGAGAAACCCGCCAAGGATGAATCCGCCAAT CAGGAGGAGCCAGAGGCCAGAGTCCCAGCCCACTGTG AATCTGTGCGGAGACCCTGGGAGAAGAACAGCACAACCTTGCCAAG GATGAAGTCATCTTCTTCAGTGACCACTTCCGAGGCCCACCCCTCTACGCCCAGCTCCAATGATGAGTCAGACCTGGAAAGGGTGAAACAG GAGCTtctggaagaggtgaggaaggaatTGCAGAAagtgaaagaggaaataattgaAG CCTTTGTCCAGGAGCTGAGGAAGCGGGGTTCCCCCTGA
- the VASP gene encoding vasodilator-stimulated phosphoprotein isoform X2 yields MSETVVCSSRATVMLYDDNNKRWMPAGTGPQAFSRVQIYHNPTANSFRVVGRKMQPDQQVVINCAIVRGVKYNQATPNFHQWRDARQVWGLNFGSKEDATQFAAGMASALEALEGGGPPPPPPPTAPPTWSVQNGPSAEEVEQQKRQQQAEHMERRVSNAGGPPAPPAGGPPPPPGPPPPPGPPPPPGISSSGVSAAGHGAGAGPPPAPPLPAAQGPSGGGTGAPGLATAIAGAKLRKVSKQEEAPGASLAPKAESSRSTGGGLMEEMNAMLARRRKATQVGEKPAKDESANEEPEARVPAHCESVRRPWEKNSTTLPRMKSSSSVTTSEAHPSTPSSNDESDLERVKQELLEEVRKELQKVKEEIIEAFVQELRKRGSP; encoded by the exons ATGAG TGAGACTGTCGTCTGCTCCAGCCGGGCCACTGTGATGCTTTACGATGACAACAACAAGCGATGGATGCCTGCTGGCACGGGCCCCCAGGCCTTCAGCCGCGTCCAGATCTACCACAACCCCACCGCCAACTCCTTCCGGGTGGTCGGTCGGAAGATGCAGCCGGACCAGCAG GTGGTCATCAACTGTGCCATCGTCCGCGGTGTCAAGTATAACCAGGCCACCCCCAACTTCCACCAGTGGCGTGACGCCCGCCAGGTCTGGGGCCTCAACTTCGGCAGCAAGGAAGACGCAACACAGTTCGCCGCCGGCATGGCCAGCGCCCTAGAAGCACTGGAAG GAGGAGGGCCTCCGCCCCCGCCACCACCTACAGCACCTCCTACTTGGTCTGTCCAGAATGGCCCCTCCGCAGAGGAGGTGGAGCAACAGAAAAG gcagcagcaggcagAGCACATGGAGCGCAGGGTCTCTAATGCAG GAGGCCCACCTGCTCCCCCGGCTGGGGGACCGCCCCCACCTCCTggacctccccctcctccaggtcctcccccaccccctggtatCTCCTCCTCAGGGGTCTCGGCTGCGGGCCATGGAGCAGGGGCAGGcccaccccctgcaccccctCTCCCCGCAGCACAAGGTCCCAGTGGTGGAGGGACCGGGGCCCCTGGCCTGGCCACAGCCATTGCCGGAGCCAAACTCAGGAAGGTCAGCAAG CAGGAGGAGGCCCCAGGGGCATCCTTGGCTCCCAAAGCTGAGAGCAGTCGAAGCACGGGCGGGGGGCTTATGGAGGAGATGAACGCCATGCTGGCCCGGAG AAGGAAAGCCACACAAGTTGGAGAGAAACCCGCCAAGGATGAATCCGCCAAT GAGGAGCCAGAGGCCAGAGTCCCAGCCCACTGTG AATCTGTGCGGAGACCCTGGGAGAAGAACAGCACAACCTTGCCAAG GATGAAGTCATCTTCTTCAGTGACCACTTCCGAGGCCCACCCCTCTACGCCCAGCTCCAATGATGAGTCAGACCTGGAAAGGGTGAAACAG GAGCTtctggaagaggtgaggaaggaatTGCAGAAagtgaaagaggaaataattgaAG CCTTTGTCCAGGAGCTGAGGAAGCGGGGTTCCCCCTGA
- the LOC116665673 gene encoding uncharacterized protein LOC116665673 isoform X3 → MVVSFNLLPVQSSASAAGLQDMRQCKPEPRTSASWKSRFLLLPALFLLLFPLVLRWPQASKGSEMASGGSPMPAPCAECGCWGWRSARNGASAELGRRAVIGQVKSQREVLVVRKEKWQLCGSVALDPKDGKWSCCKGFYPFHRPTQRCCQTWGKFIIIPMDPEKSEAEDCRTHTQKTLVFAVISLESLLCLEICGK, encoded by the exons ATGGTAGTCAGTTTCAATCTCCTACCTGTCCAGTCTTCTGCAAGTGCTGCGGGCCTCCAGGACATGCGCCAATGCAAGCCGGAACCCAGGACCAGTGCCAGTTGGAAGTCCCGATTTCTTCTCTTACCAG ctctcttcctcctgctgttCCCACTCGTGCTCAGATGGCCCCAAGCCTCCAAAG GTTCTGAGATGGCCTCTGGAGGATCCCCCATGCCAGCCCCTTGCGCTGAATGTGGGTGCTGGGGGTGGCGGAGTGCCAGAAATGGGGCGTCTGCTGAGCTGGGAAGAAGGGCAGTGATCGGCCAAGTCAAGAGCCAAA GGGAGGTGCTGGTGGTGAGAAAGGAGAAGTGGCAGCTCTGTGGCAGCGTGGCGCTGGACCCCAAGGATGGAAAGTGGAGCTGCTGCAAAGGTTTCTACCCTTTCCACCGCCCCACACAGAGGTGCTGCCAAACCTGGGGGAAGTTCATCATCATCCCCATGGACCCAGAGAAGTCAGAGGCTGAAGACTGCAGGACACACACCCAGAAAACTCTAG tgtttgcTGTGATTTCTCTAGAGAGCCTGCTGTGTTTGGAAATctgtggaaaataa